A stretch of Dryobates pubescens isolate bDryPub1 chromosome 35, bDryPub1.pri, whole genome shotgun sequence DNA encodes these proteins:
- the SPDEF gene encoding SAM pointed domain-containing Ets transcription factor — MGSASPGLATLPPSRLSRPDAALLLSPQDPDTQSWCCPDSPSPPGTPEQPLPAFCLHYFDMLYSEDIPWATKGVGEPSPGGAQGGRGEAQKEPEQCPIIDSQGLGLGAEGDLALVEHSLEQVQSMVVGEVLKDIETACKLLNIAADPVDWSPGNVQKWILWTEHQYRLPQVGKCFQELSGKDLCALSEEQFCQRCPACGDILHAHLDIWKSAAWMKEKAAPGDVRYCGGDASWADSEVDSSCAGQPIHLWQFLKELLLKPHNYGRFIRWLNKEKGIFKIEDSAQVARLWGIRKNRPAMNYDKLSRSIRQYYKKGIIRKPDISQRLVYQFVHPV; from the exons CACTCTGCCCCCCAGCCGCCTCAGCCGGCCGGacgctgccctgctgctctcacccCAGGACCCTGACACCCAGAGCTGGTGCTGCccagacagccccagcccccctggcacccctgagcagcccctgcctgctttctgcCTGCACTACTTTGACATGCTCTACTCGGAGGACATCCCCTGGGCCACCAAGGGCGTGGGGGAGCCATCcccaggtggtgcccagggggggcgaGGGGAGGCGCAGAAGGAGCCGGAGCAATGTCCTATCATCGACAGCCaaggcttggggctgggggccgAGGGGGACCTGGCCCTGGTGGAGCACTcactggagcaagtccagagcaTGGTGGTGGGtgaggtgctgaaggacatcGAGACGGCCTGCAAGCTCCTCAACATAGCTGCAG ACCCTGTGGACTGGAGCCCAGGCAATGTGCAGAAGTGGATCCTGTGGACGGAGCACCAGTACCGGCTGCCGCAGGTCGGGAAGTGCTTCCAGGAGCTGTCGGGCAAGGACCTGTGTGCGCTGTCCGAGGAGCAGTTCTGCCAGCGCTGCCCCGCCTGCGGGGACATCCTGCACGCCCACCTCGACATCTGGAAGTCTG ccgCCTGGATGAAGGAAAAAGCTGCCCCAGGAGATGTGAGATACTGCG GAGGCGATGCCAGCTGGGCAGACAGCGAGGTGGACTCGTCCTGCGCCGGCCAACCCATCCACCTCTGGCAGTTcctcaaggagctgctgctgaagccgcACAACTACGGCCGCTTCATCCGCTGGCTCAACAAGGAGAAAG gcatCTTCAAGATCGAGGACTCGGCGCAGGTGGCACGGCTGTGGGGCATCCGCAAGAACCGCCCGGCCATGAACTACGACAAGCTGAGCCGCTCCATCCGCCAGTACTACAAGAAGGGCATCATCCGCAAGCCGGACATCTCCCAGCGCCTCGTCTACCAGTTCGTGCACCCAGTCTGA
- the PACSIN1 gene encoding LOW QUALITY PROTEIN: protein kinase C and casein kinase substrate in neurons protein 1 (The sequence of the model RefSeq protein was modified relative to this genomic sequence to represent the inferred CDS: substituted 1 base at 1 genomic stop codon), whose translation MSGSYDESAAAAEETTDSFWEVGNYKRTVKRIDDGHRLCNDLMSCVHERAKIEKAYAQQLTDWSKRWRQLIEKGPQYGSLEKAWSAIMTEADKVSELHQEVKNSLLNDDFEKVKNWQKDAYHKQIMGGFKEAKEADDGFRKAQKPWAKKLKELETAKKAYHLACKEEKLAMTREANSKADQSNTPEQQKKLQDKVEKCKQDVQKTQEKYEKVLDELNKCTPQYIESMEQVFEQCQQFEEKRLNFLKEVLLDIKRHLNLAESSSYANVYRELEQTIRLADAQEDLRWFRSTSGPGMPMNWPQFEEWNPDLTHTITRKEKQKKGEGAPLANTGAGEPGAAAGERGSHSTLPGIGGTGPPCPRPLXCPLSLLLPNPSVSSHDRGQTYSAEWSDDEGSNSFNTSEANGGANPFEEEAKGVRVRALYDYDGQEQDELSFKAGDELTKLGEEDEQGWCKGRLDNGQLGLYPANYVEAI comes from the exons ATGTCCGGTTCCTACGACGAGTCGGCAGCGGCCGCGGAGGAAACCACCGACAGCTTCTGGGAG GTGGGGAACTACAAGCGCACGGTGAAGCGCATCGACGACGGGCACCGGCTGTGCAACGACCTGATGAGCTGCGTGCACGAGCGCGCCAAGATCGAGAAGGCCTATGCCCAGCAGCTCACCGACTGGTCCAAGCGGTGGAGGCAGCTCATCGAGAAAG ggccCCAGTatggcagcctggagaaggcctgGAGTGCCATCATGACGGAGGCAGACAAGGTGAGCGAGCTGCACCAGGAGGTGAAGAACAGCCTGCTGAACGATGACTTCGAGAAGGTCAAGAACTGGCAGAAGGATGCCTACCACAAGCAGATCATGGGAGGCTTCAAGGAGGCCAAGGAGGCTGACGATGGCTTCCGGAAAGCACAGAAGCCATGGGCCAAGAAGCTCAAGGAG CTGGAGACAGCCAAGAAAGCTTACCACCTGGCCTgcaaggaggagaagctggccatGACCCGGGAAGCCAACAGCAAGGCAgaccagtccaacacccctgagcagcagaagaAGCTCCAGGACAAGGTGGAAAAGTGCAAGCAGGATGTGCAAAAG ACTCAGGAGAAGTATGAGAAGGTGCTGGACGAGCTGAACAAGTGCACCCCACAGTACATCGAGAGCATGGAGCAGGTCTttgagcagtgccagcagtttGAGGAGAAGAGGCTCAACTTCCTCAAGGAAGTGCTGCTGGACATCAAGAGGCATCTGAacctggcagagagcagcag CTATGCCAACGTGTACCGGGAGCTGGAGCAGACCATCCGCCTGGCGGACGCGCAGGAGGACCTGCGGTGGTTCCGCAGCACCAGCGGCCCCGGGATGCCCATGAACTGGCCCCAGTTCGAG GAGTGGAACCCCGACCTGACGCACACGATAACGcggaaggagaagcagaagaaggGCGAGGGAGCGCCCCTGGCCAACACCGGCGCCGGCGAGCCGGGCGCGGCGGCGGGCGAGCGCGGCAG ccacagcaccctgccaggcaTCGGTGGCACAGGGCCACCGTGCCCCCGTCCACTCTGAtgtcctctctccctcctgctgcccaaccCCAGCGTGAGCAGCCATGACCGTGGGCAGACCTACAGCGCTGAGTGGTCTGACGATGAGGGCAGCAACTCCTTCAACACCTCCGAGGCCAACGGCGGCGCCAACCCCTTCGAGGAGGAGGCCAAGGGCGTGCGGGTGCGGGCGCTGTACGACTACGacgggcaggagcaggatgagctCAGCTTCAAAGCAG GGGATGAACTAaccaagctgggggaagaggaCGAGCAAGGCTGGTGCAAAGGGCGCTTGGACAACGGGCAGCTGGGGCTCTACCCTGCCAACTACGTGGAGGCAATCTAG
- the RPS10 gene encoding 40S ribosomal protein S10, giving the protein MLMPKKNRIAIYELLFKEGVMVAKKDVHMPKHPELVDKNVPNLHVMKAMQSLKSRGYVKEQFAWRHFYWYLTNEGIQYLRDYLHLPPEIVPATLRRSRPETGRPRPKGLEGERPARLTRGEADRDTYRRSAVPPGADKKAEAGAGAATEFQFRGGFGRGRGQPPQ; this is encoded by the exons ATGTTGATGCCCAAGAAGAACAGAATTGCCATCTACGAGCTCCTTTTCAAGGAGGGAGTgatggtggccaagaaggatgTGCACATGCCCAAGCACCCGGAGCTGGTGGACAAGAACGTGCCCAACCTCCACGTCATGAAAGCCATGCAG TCTCTGAAATCCCGTGGCTATGTGAAGGAGCAGTTTGCATGGAGGCATTTCTACTGGTACCTGACCAACGAGGGCATCCAGTACCTGCGGGATTACCTTCACCTGCCCCCCGAGATCGTGCCCGCGACCCTGCGCCGCAGCCGCCCCGAGACAGGCAGGCCACGGCCCAAAG GTCTGGAGGGGGAGCGCCCGGCGCGCCTGACGCGGGGAGAGGCCGACAGAGACACCTACCGGCGCAGCGCCGTGCCAC ctggtgctgacaagaaggctgaggcaggtgctggagcagccacTGAATTCCAGTTT AGAGGAGGATTTGGCCGTGGCCGTGGTCAGCCCCCGCAGTAG